A genomic region of Camelus ferus isolate YT-003-E chromosome 35, BCGSAC_Cfer_1.0, whole genome shotgun sequence contains the following coding sequences:
- the LOC102519305 gene encoding sialomucin core protein 24-like, with product MSGLSRSLLWVAGCLAALCVLTTAQSSDLTLKVTTPTTSPTTTKTAPVTPTTHPTVTTPAPEICESRNSCVSCFNASTAHTTRFGIECKGKSYYSDNSTVSDCQVVNGTEFCSVPTTISLPTSSTAKTTTLPSPSTTSTTATTTDSTNTTLTLTSQPVRKSTFDVASFIGGIVLVLGVQAVIFFLYKFCKSKE from the coding sequence ATGTCTGGTCTCTCCCGCTCGCTGCTTTGGGTGGCCGGTTGCCTGGCTGCGCTCTGCGTGCTGACCACAGCTCAGAGCTCCGATTTGACCCTGAAAGTGACTACACCCACTACTTCACCGACCACCACCAAGACAGCCCCAGTGACACCGACAACGCATCCGACGGTCACCACTCCAGCACCTGAAATCTGTGAAAGCCGCAACAGCTGTGTTTCCTGTTTTAATGCTAGCACTGCTCATACTACCCGCTTTGGGATAGAATGTAAAGGTAAAAGCTACTATTCAGATAATTCAACAGTTAGTGATTGCCAGGTGGTGAATGGCACAGAATTCTGTTCTGTGCCCACTACCATATCGTTGCCAACCAGTTCTACAGCTAAAACCACAACTCTGCCTTCCCCTTCTACAACTTCCACCACAGCTACTACTACAGATTCAACTAACACCACTTTAACTCTGACTTCACAACCTGTGAGGAAGTCAACCTTTGACGTAGCCAGTTTCATTGGAGGAATTGTCCTTGTCTTGGGTGTGCaggctgtaattttctttctctataaattcTGCAAGTCTAAAGAATGA